From a single Rutidosis leptorrhynchoides isolate AG116_Rl617_1_P2 chromosome 5, CSIRO_AGI_Rlap_v1, whole genome shotgun sequence genomic region:
- the LOC139850157 gene encoding protein ALP1-like — MTEELDAEEAANRERVPRFRIYIHRDREEATERLYKHYFQEHPLGHQGHPTIVLEVVASYDTWIWHAFFGAAGANNDVNFLNQSSLVDDIKNGTAPLAPFIVNGNDYPDGYYLTDGIYPAWATLIKAYSTPTDEPRAKFKRFQESAHKDVERTFGVLQGRFHILQMVGRPHTINKLRRILYRCVLLHNMIVEDNGYNITWLKEELLRSDEANSNYVRNRSTSRDVREQEIQDRNIHDQLRHDLFEHI, encoded by the exons ATGACCGAAGAATTGGATGCTGAAGAGGCTGCAAACAGGGAACGAGTTCCACGATTTCGAATTTACATCCATAGAGACCGTGAAGAAGCAACCGAAAGGTTATACAAGCACTACTTTCAAGAGCATCCACT TGGCCATCAAGGTCACCCAACCATTGTTCTTGAAGTCGTTGCTTCATATGATACGTGGATTTGGCATGCATTCTTCGGTGCTGCGGGTGCTAACAACGATGTTAATTTTTTGAATCAATCTTCATTGGTCGATGACATCAAGAATGGAACTGCACCATTAGCTCCGTTTATTGTAAATGGAAATGACTACCCAGATGGTTATTACTTAACGGACGGTATTTACCCAGCTTGGGCAACGCTAATCAAGGCGTATTCGACCCCAACAGATGAGCCACGAGCAAAATTTAAACGATTTCAAGAAAGTGCACATAAGGATGTCGAGAGAACATTCGGTGTTCTCCAGGGTAGATTCCATATTTTACAAATGGTTGGACGTCCACACACTATCAACAAGTTGAGGAGAATATTATATCGTTGTGTGCTATTGCACAACATGATAGTCGAGGATAATGGATACAACATTACATGGCTTAAGGAGGAATTACTTAGGAGTGATGAAGCTAATTCAAACTACGTAAGGAATCGATCTACAAGTCGTGATGTAAGAGAACAAGAAATACAAGATAGAAACATTCATGACCAACTTCGACATGATCTCTTCGAACACATTTAA